From a region of the Mus pahari chromosome 12, PAHARI_EIJ_v1.1, whole genome shotgun sequence genome:
- the Alg1 gene encoding chitobiosyldiphosphodolichol beta-mannosyltransferase has protein sequence MAASCVALLVLALLLSVLLLGLWKRGRQTGRARHVVVVVLGDVGRSPRMQYHALSLAQSGFSVTLLGFYNSKPRDELLQSDRIQIVKLTDLRGLGAGPRILQYGVKVVFQAVHLLWKMMHTDPAAYIFLQNPPGLPAIAVCWFVGCICGSKLVIDWHNYGYSIMGLVHGPRHPIVLLAKWYEKFFGRLSHLNLCVTNAMREDLAENWCVRAVTLYDKPASFFKETPLDLQHELFMKLSHKYSPFQSCSEPSDSDMERSAFTERDCQSGVVRRLRGRPALLVSSTSWTEDEDFSILLRALEKFEQQALTGDSLPSLVCVITGKGPLREHYRHLISQKHLQHVQFCTPWLEAEDYPLLLGSADLGVCLHMSSSGLDLPMKVVDMFGCHLPVCAVNFNCLHELVRHGENGLVFKDAEELAAQLQMLFSNFPDPAGKLSQFRKKLQESEQPRWDESWQQTVLPLVTHK, from the exons ATGGCAGCGTCCTGCGTGGCGCTGCTGGTCCTGGCGCTGCTGCTGTCGGTGCTGCTGCTGGGCCTGTGGAAGCGTGGGCGTCAAACGGGCAGGGCCCGGCACGTGGTCGTCGTGGTGCTGGGCGACGTGGGCCGCAGCCCCCGCATGCAGTACCACGCGCTGTCATTGGCCCAGAGCGGCTTTTCGGTGACGCTGCTGGGGTTCTACA ACTCCAAACCTCGAGATGAACTCTTGCAGAGTGATAGGATTCAGATTGTGAAGTTGACGGATCTGCGGGGTCTGGGAG CTGGGCCCCGGATTCTCCAGTATGGAGTCAAAGTTGTATTTCAGGCAGTGCACTTGCTGTGGAAGATGATGCACACAGACCCTGCAGCCTACATCTTTCTCCAG AACCCCCCAGGTCTGCCTGCTATTGCCGTCTGCTGGTTTGTGGGCTGCATTTGTGGGAGCAAACTGGTCATCGACTGGCACAACTATGGCTACTCCATCATGGGCTTGGTCCATGGCCCCCGCCACCCCATTGTGCTGCTGGCCAAATG gtATGAGAAGTTCTTTGGGCGCCTGTCCCACCTGAACCTGTGTGTGACCAATGCTATGCGGGAGGACCTGGCAGAGAACTGGTGTGTCAG GGCTGTGACGCTCTACGACAAGCCAGCATCTTTCTTTAAGGAGACACCCCTGGACCTGCAGCACGAACTCTTCATGAAGCTGAGCCACAAGTACTCTCCTTTCCAGAGCTG CTCAGAGCCCTCAGATTCTGACATGGAGAGGTCGGCCTTCACTGAGAGGGATTGTCAGAGCGGGGTTGTGAGGCGTCTGCGTGGGCGGCCAGCACTGCTCGTGAGCAGCACTAGCTGGACAG AGGACGAGGACTTCTCCATCCTGCTGCGAGCATTAGAAA agtttgaGCAACAAGCACTCACTGGAGACAGCCTTCCTTCCCTCGTCTGTGTGATAACAG gAAAGGGACCACTCAGAGAGCACTACCGCCACCTCATCAGCCAGAAGCACCTTCAGCACGTCCAGTTCTGCACCCCATGGCTAGAAGCCGAGGACTACCCACTGCTTCTAG GGTCAGCGGATCTGGGTGTCTGTCTGCACATGTCCTCCAGTGGTCTGGACCTGCCCATGAAGGTGGTGGACATGTTTGGGTGCCACTTGCCTGTGTGTGCCGTGAACTTCAATTG TCTGCATGAGCTTGTAAGACATGGAGAGAACGGTCTGGTCTTCAAGGATGCCGAGGAGCTGGCAGCTCAGCTGCAG ATGCTTTTCTCAAACTTTCCTGACCCTGCTGGAAAGCTAAGCCAGTTCCGGAAGAAACTGCAGGAGTCAGAGCAGCCACGCTGGGATGAGAGCTGGCAGCAGACTGTGCTCCCTTTGGTCACTCACAAGTGA
- the C12H16orf89 gene encoding UPF0764 protein C16orf89 homolog: MARIRLLLLLLLALPPQPSSLSWPDTAQGTMAGLILTALEKAILFLEDRLPTINLDGVVGFQVLEVQLRGVQEKWAHKPLLQPLSMRAGQMANTLSALLQKSIFYLKQSDPTYLREFQPSIQPGFWKLPNAWKRTNASLVYPWLEPLDSFSEESSDVCLVQLLGTGTDSSQPCRLSNFCRTLMTKAGCAGYSLSHQLLFFLWARMQGCTEGLFLHSQHYMDIFCANMMGLNQRAEATGYAYPVQDLFMENIMFCGMAGFSDFYKLRWLEAILSWQNPQVGCFGRPDTKGEPSEVPHQQGTLRRVRRREKLFADGCSCHNTATAVAALGGFLYILAEYHPDNGDAHPEYYPNNGDSYSSTQSPASNYQDGAASPEVRRIGRPLSVS; encoded by the exons ATGGCGAGGATCAGgctgcttctcctcctgctgctggCCCTGCCACCGCAGCCCTCCTCACTGTCATGGCCAGACACTGCACAGGGCACCATGGCAGGCTTGATCCTGACTGCATTAGAAAAGGCTATCTTGTTCCTGGAGGACAGGCTGCCCACAATCAACCTGGATGGTGTGGTGGGCTTCCAAGTGCTCGAAG TGCAACTCCGAGGAGTTCAGGAAAAATGGGCTCACAAGCCCTTGCTGCAGCCTCTCAGCATGCGTGCTGGACAGATGGCCAACACACTGTCTGCTCTCCTCCAAAAATCCATCTTCTACCTCAAGCAGAGTGACCCCACGTACCTAAGAG AGTTCCAGCCAAGCATTCAGCCTGGGTTTTGGAAGTTGCCCAATGCCTGGAAACGCACCAATGCCTCCCTGGTCTACCCCTGGCTGGAGCCCCTGGACTCTTTCTCAGAGGAAAGCAGCGATGTGTGCCTGGTGCAACTTCTAGGAACCGG GACAGACAGCAGCCAGCCGTGCAGGCTCTCCAACTTCTGCAGAACCCTTATGACCAAGGCCGGCTGCGCAGGCTACAGCCTCTCCCATcagctgctcttcttcctctgggCCAGAATG CAAGGGTGCACGGAGGGACTGTTCCTCCACAGCCAGCACTACATGGACATCTTCTGTGCCAATATGATGGGCCTGAACCAAAGAGCTGAGGCCACTGGATACGCCTACCCTGTCCAAGACCTCTTCATGGAAAACA TTATGTTCTGTGGTATGGCCGgcttctctgacttctacaagcTGCGCTGGCTGGAGGCCATTCTCAGCTGGCAGAACCCCCAGGTGGGATGCTTCGGGAGGCCTG ACACAAAGGGTGAACCTTCTGAAGTTCCACATCAGCAGGGCACTCTGAGAAGAGTGCGAAGGCGGGAAAAACTGTTCGCAG ATGGCTGTTCGTGCCACAACACAGCCACTGCCGTCGCAGCCCTGGGTGGCTTTCTCTACATCCTGGCAGAATACCACCCAGACAATGGAGATGCACATCCAGAATACTACCCAAACAATGGAGATTCATATTCATCCACACAGTCACCAGCAAGCAACTACCAAGATGGTGCTGCCAGCCCTGAAGTCCGGAGGATTGGTAGGCCCCTTAGCGTTTCTTAA